One Aegilops tauschii subsp. strangulata cultivar AL8/78 chromosome 7, Aet v6.0, whole genome shotgun sequence genomic window carries:
- the LOC109760183 gene encoding F-box/FBD/LRR-repeat protein At1g13570 isoform X1, translated as MGMPMLKRFMSMQSERRHRQIRARARAGCVSSSLAKRKKEVCQHDDVSPSDKRLRCSGVNLPEDIWHHIHSLLPLRDAARIACVSRTFLRSWRYYPNLIFNRHILGSNSDGRGRDFIRTIDHVLKKHSGVNVKKLTLDMYNFPEVTNACRQRLDGWLQITMRPGIEEINLLSLANEAYMFPCWLLSDDRIKDSIRCLNLSSFAFRPTVKLSPFKCLAMLRLNYVCITGYELGCLVSNTLTLERLELNGCGDLDCLKIPSQLQRLSCLMVSGCFRLDVIDIKTPNLRVIRLDVEKVKKLSLGVSLELNELCIPGPDFASYARLKLLSNAPNVESLYLKLIDEVPPADMLPSKFLHLRDFCLSLPGRAVSPAYDYFSVVPLLDSCPSLETFCLNASHDCVGHETTNSEDPSHPRQIPGQHHGKLRSMTILGFCSATSLVELTCYIVEMAALTLECLTLNVHVRIMELANSCPCTRVC; from the exons ATGGGGATGCCCATGCTGAAGCGGTTCATGTCCATGCAGTCGGAGCGGCGGCATCGCCAGATCCGAGCCCGTGCCCGTG CTGGATGTGTTTCTTCTTCATTGGCTAAAAGAAAAAAGGAGGTCTGCCAACATGACGATGTTTCTCCGAGTGATAAACGATTGAGATGTTCAGGGGTGAACCTTCCAGAG GATATCTGGCACCACATCCATTCCCTACTGCCACTACGGGATGCTGCCCGTATTGCCTGCGTGTCCCGCACCTTTTTACGATCCTGGAGATATTATCCCAACCTCATCTTTAATAGGCATATACTGGGCTCAAATAGCGATGGACGTGGAAGGGATTTCATCAGAACAATCGACCACGTTCTGAAAAAACACTCAGGTGTTAACGTAAAGAAACTCACACTGGACATGTATAATTTTCCCGAAGTCACCAACGCCTGTCGGCAGCGGCTAGATGGTTGGCTTCAGATTACTATGAGACCAGGGATTGAAGAAATAAACCTCCTTAGCCTGGCTAATGAAGCATACATGTTTCCGTGCTGGCTGTTATCTGATGATAGGATCAAGGACTCAATTCGGTGTCTCAATCTCAGCTCTTTTGCTTTCCGCCCCACAGTCAAGCTCAGTCCCTTTAAATGTCTGGCCATGTTACGTCTCAATTATGTGTGTATTACTGGGTACGAGTTAGGGTGCCTTGTTTCCAACACTCTTACCCTGGAACGGTTGGAACTTAATGGTTGTGGCGACTTGGATTGCCTGAAGATACCTTCCCAGCTTCAGCGGCTTAGTTGTCTGATGGTTTCAGGTTGCTTTAGGCTGGATGTGATAGATATCAAAACCCCGAACCTTCGCGTTATCAGGTTGGATGTAGAAAAGGTTAAAAAACTCTCACTTGGAGTATCATTGGAACTGAATGAGCTATGCATACCCGGTCCAGACTTTGCGAGTTATGCCCGTTTGAAGCTCCTCTCCAATGCGCCAAATGTCGAAAGTCTTTACCTGAAGTTGATTGATGAG GTTCCTCCAGCTGATATGCTACCGAGCAAGTTCCTCCACCTCAGAGACTTCTGCCTCTCACTACCCGGACGGGCTGTTTCTCCGGCATATGATTATTTTTCGGTGGTTCCGTTGCTTGATTCCTGTCCTTCCTTGGAGACCTTTTGCTTGAAT GCATCTCATGATTGCGTGGGGCATGAAACAACGAATTCCGAAGACCCCTCGCACCCGAGGCAGATTCCAGGACAGCATCATGGTAAACTTAGGAGTATGACGATCTTGGGCTTCTGTTCCGCGACAAGCCTAGTCGAGCTAACGTGCTATATCGTCGAGATGGCTGCGTTGACATTGGAGTGTCTAACCCTGAACGTCCATGTACGTATTATGGAGTTAGCAAACTCATGCCCATGTACGAGGGTATGCTGA
- the LOC109760183 gene encoding putative F-box/FBD/LRR-repeat protein At5g56810 isoform X2 has protein sequence MEQLKFPALQTVASSVSWKSSMKVGWDIWHHIHSLLPLRDAARIACVSRTFLRSWRYYPNLIFNRHILGSNSDGRGRDFIRTIDHVLKKHSGVNVKKLTLDMYNFPEVTNACRQRLDGWLQITMRPGIEEINLLSLANEAYMFPCWLLSDDRIKDSIRCLNLSSFAFRPTVKLSPFKCLAMLRLNYVCITGYELGCLVSNTLTLERLELNGCGDLDCLKIPSQLQRLSCLMVSGCFRLDVIDIKTPNLRVIRLDVEKVKKLSLGVSLELNELCIPGPDFASYARLKLLSNAPNVESLYLKLIDEVPPADMLPSKFLHLRDFCLSLPGRAVSPAYDYFSVVPLLDSCPSLETFCLNASHDCVGHETTNSEDPSHPRQIPGQHHGKLRSMTILGFCSATSLVELTCYIVEMAALTLECLTLNVHVRIMELANSCPCTRVC, from the exons ATGGAACAGTTAAAGTTTCCTGCGTTGCAAACTGTGGCAAGTTCAGTGAGCTGGAAAAGTAGCATGAAAGTTGGATGG GATATCTGGCACCACATCCATTCCCTACTGCCACTACGGGATGCTGCCCGTATTGCCTGCGTGTCCCGCACCTTTTTACGATCCTGGAGATATTATCCCAACCTCATCTTTAATAGGCATATACTGGGCTCAAATAGCGATGGACGTGGAAGGGATTTCATCAGAACAATCGACCACGTTCTGAAAAAACACTCAGGTGTTAACGTAAAGAAACTCACACTGGACATGTATAATTTTCCCGAAGTCACCAACGCCTGTCGGCAGCGGCTAGATGGTTGGCTTCAGATTACTATGAGACCAGGGATTGAAGAAATAAACCTCCTTAGCCTGGCTAATGAAGCATACATGTTTCCGTGCTGGCTGTTATCTGATGATAGGATCAAGGACTCAATTCGGTGTCTCAATCTCAGCTCTTTTGCTTTCCGCCCCACAGTCAAGCTCAGTCCCTTTAAATGTCTGGCCATGTTACGTCTCAATTATGTGTGTATTACTGGGTACGAGTTAGGGTGCCTTGTTTCCAACACTCTTACCCTGGAACGGTTGGAACTTAATGGTTGTGGCGACTTGGATTGCCTGAAGATACCTTCCCAGCTTCAGCGGCTTAGTTGTCTGATGGTTTCAGGTTGCTTTAGGCTGGATGTGATAGATATCAAAACCCCGAACCTTCGCGTTATCAGGTTGGATGTAGAAAAGGTTAAAAAACTCTCACTTGGAGTATCATTGGAACTGAATGAGCTATGCATACCCGGTCCAGACTTTGCGAGTTATGCCCGTTTGAAGCTCCTCTCCAATGCGCCAAATGTCGAAAGTCTTTACCTGAAGTTGATTGATGAG GTTCCTCCAGCTGATATGCTACCGAGCAAGTTCCTCCACCTCAGAGACTTCTGCCTCTCACTACCCGGACGGGCTGTTTCTCCGGCATATGATTATTTTTCGGTGGTTCCGTTGCTTGATTCCTGTCCTTCCTTGGAGACCTTTTGCTTGAAT GCATCTCATGATTGCGTGGGGCATGAAACAACGAATTCCGAAGACCCCTCGCACCCGAGGCAGATTCCAGGACAGCATCATGGTAAACTTAGGAGTATGACGATCTTGGGCTTCTGTTCCGCGACAAGCCTAGTCGAGCTAACGTGCTATATCGTCGAGATGGCTGCGTTGACATTGGAGTGTCTAACCCTGAACGTCCATGTACGTATTATGGAGTTAGCAAACTCATGCCCATGTACGAGGGTATGCTGA
- the LOC109760183 gene encoding uncharacterized protein isoform X3, producing the protein MGMPMLKRFMSMQSERRHRQIRARARAGCVSSSLAKRKKEVCQHDDVSPSDKRLRCSGVNLPEVPPADMLPSKFLHLRDFCLSLPGRAVSPAYDYFSVVPLLDSCPSLETFCLNASHDCVGHETTNSEDPSHPRQIPGQHHGKLRSMTILGFCSATSLVELTCYIVEMAALTLECLTLNVHVRIMELANSCPCTRVC; encoded by the exons ATGGGGATGCCCATGCTGAAGCGGTTCATGTCCATGCAGTCGGAGCGGCGGCATCGCCAGATCCGAGCCCGTGCCCGTG CTGGATGTGTTTCTTCTTCATTGGCTAAAAGAAAAAAGGAGGTCTGCCAACATGACGATGTTTCTCCGAGTGATAAACGATTGAGATGTTCAGGGGTGAACCTTCCAGAG GTTCCTCCAGCTGATATGCTACCGAGCAAGTTCCTCCACCTCAGAGACTTCTGCCTCTCACTACCCGGACGGGCTGTTTCTCCGGCATATGATTATTTTTCGGTGGTTCCGTTGCTTGATTCCTGTCCTTCCTTGGAGACCTTTTGCTTGAAT GCATCTCATGATTGCGTGGGGCATGAAACAACGAATTCCGAAGACCCCTCGCACCCGAGGCAGATTCCAGGACAGCATCATGGTAAACTTAGGAGTATGACGATCTTGGGCTTCTGTTCCGCGACAAGCCTAGTCGAGCTAACGTGCTATATCGTCGAGATGGCTGCGTTGACATTGGAGTGTCTAACCCTGAACGTCCATGTACGTATTATGGAGTTAGCAAACTCATGCCCATGTACGAGGGTATGCTGA
- the LOC109760183 gene encoding uncharacterized protein isoform X4 has protein sequence MGMPMLKRFMSMQSERRHRQIRARARAGCVSSSLAKRKKEVCQHDDVSPSDKRLRCSGVNLPEPYVCDGYRQEHMGLLEEKDRVMTYDVAVHVHVKLLVDDQPHAQLDNAKNFLRYPCQEA, from the exons ATGGGGATGCCCATGCTGAAGCGGTTCATGTCCATGCAGTCGGAGCGGCGGCATCGCCAGATCCGAGCCCGTGCCCGTG CTGGATGTGTTTCTTCTTCATTGGCTAAAAGAAAAAAGGAGGTCTGCCAACATGACGATGTTTCTCCGAGTGATAAACGATTGAGATGTTCAGGGGTGAACCTTCCAGAG CCATACGTGTGCGACGGTTATCGGCAGGAACATATGGGCTTGCTCGAGGAGAAGGATCGGGTAATGACGTACGACGTGGCCGTCCACGTCCACGTGAAACTTCTCGTGGATGACCAACCCCATGCCCAGTTGGATAACGCGAAGAACTTTCTGCGTTATCCATGTCAGGAGGCCTAA